Proteins encoded by one window of Venturia canescens isolate UGA chromosome 2, ASM1945775v1, whole genome shotgun sequence:
- the LOC122405922 gene encoding sialin-like: MAGVVRFLFAIMLCIANMIIYGLKVNISTAIIGMVKSHKNHSGDAFDECPDFQQNEDLSTTDLDGPFEWSSTQQGLVVSLYFAGYFVGMFPAGYFADRFNTKWVLLICIFFNSIFTLLVPLAASRIGVLLALRFITGLVSSANLPVVNVLVGKWVVYEEKSMWVGIIYAGTSLGTVISILSSGLIMRYLNWESIFYIHGFLPLIWCLVFAFFFADYPEDQKFISEKERNLLIKSYGHRSPGSTNIQIPWRGIFTSGPFWALMLTNTLGNFCWYFLLTQLPLYMNKMLRFNITSNAGISCIPYLINAFTNPLLGKVLDIGRKRGYWTQTNARKTAVGISCIPPSILLIVIAYIGCERIATTVMLILSIIICGAIFVGHLTNHNDLAPNYAGILMGITNTPGTISAFVLPALVGAITAEGHTFARWRIIFWINVAAQMAAFFVFLFFGSAKIQDWNYPDGQRPTVESTTTKANDNNLESLSTEKKS, from the exons ATGG CCGGAGTCGTCAGATTCCTCTTTGCAATAATGCTTTGCATAGCAAACATGATAATTTACGGTCTCAAAGTAAATATTTCAACCGCCATCATCGGAATGGTAAAATCGCATAAAAATCACAGCGGTGATGCCTTTGACGAGTGTCCAGATTTTCAGCAAAATGAGGATCTCTCAACGACCGACCTCGATGGACCTTTCGAGTGGTCCAGCACCCAACAAGGCTTGGTCGTCAGTTTGTATTTCGCCGGTTATTTTGTGGGCATGTTTCCTGCTGGATATTTCGCCGATCG TTTCAACACAAAATGGGTGCTCTTAATCTGCATATTCTTCAATTCGATATTCACGCTGTTGGTGCCATTGGCTGCGAGCAGGATCGGAGTACTTTTGGCACTAAGATTTATTACCGGTCTCGTGAGTTCGGCAAATCTTCCGGTGGTAAATGTGCTCGTTGGTAAATGGGTCGTTTACGAGGAAAAAAGTATGTGGGTCGGAATAATTTATGCTGGCACGTCACTCGGCACTGTAATATCGATTCTCTCATCTGGTCTCATAATGCGATATTTAAActgggaatcgattttctacatTCACGGATTCCTGCCGCTCATCTGGTGTCTCGTgttcgcattttttttcgctgatTATCCCGAGGACCAAAAATTCATAAGTGAGAAAGAACGCAACCTTTTAATCAAATCTTACGGCCATCGGAGCCCTGGATCCACAAATATCCAAATACCGTGGCGAGGAATTTTCACTTCCGGCCCATTTTGGGCCCTCATGCTCACTAATACACTCGGAAATTTTTGCTGGTATTTCTTACTCACACAATTACCGCTGTACATGAACAAAATGCTCAGATTTAATATTACCTCG AATGCTGGAATAAGCTGTATTCCATATTTAATAAATGCTTTTACGAATCCACTGCTGGGAAAAGTGTTGGATATAGGAAGAAAACGAGGCTACTGGACGCAGACGAATGCACGAAAAACTGCCGTAGGAATAA GTTGTATTCCACCGAGTATTCTACTGATAGTGATCGCGTATATTGGCTGTGAACGAATCGCAACGACTGTCATGTTAATTCTCAGTATAATTATTTGTGGAGCCATTTTTGTTGGTCACCTCACCAATCACAATGATCTCGCTCCCAATTACGCTGGCATACTTATGGGAATCACTAACACTCCTGGAACCATATCAGCTTTTGTGTTGCCAGCTTTGGTTGGGGCTATCACAGCAGAGGGG CACACGTTTGCCAGGTGGCGCATAATTTTTTGGATAAACGTAGCCGCCCAAATGGCTGCGTTTTTCGTGTTCTTATTTTTCGGCTCAGCTAAAATCCAAGATTGGAATTACCCGGACGGCCAGCGCCCAACTGTTGAGAGCACAACCACAAAAGCAAATGACAATAATCTCGAGTCATTAAGTACAGAAAAAAAgtcttga